DNA from Nocardioides yefusunii:
GCCAGCGCCAGGCACGAAGTCCATACCCAAGGGACCATCGGCGCCCTCCAAAGCAGCGGCAACCAACGCCACTGCACCGCGCTCGAGCATGTACAGATCCATCCCTGCGGGATCCGCGTAGTCCGCCGGCTTCAGGCCCGTGCGGTAAAAGAAGTCGTCAGCTGTCATCTGACTCTCCTCGTAACGCACGGCCGCAAAGGCCAGCGCCATGCCATCACTTCGCAGCGCTCCCAGAGCTGCACGCGCGTTTCTCACCCGGCCAGGCTCAAGGAACGCACCAGGCCCACCGACGCCAAGGATGCGCGCCAAGTCCTCGCCCTCGGCTAGCCGGAGGGGGCGGTCCCCCTTCTCGACCGACCACACCGTGGACTGACTCCACTTCCCGTGGCCCCCCTCAGCCATCGCCAGCGCCACCTCGGCCTGAGTCATCCCTCGACCCTCGCGCGCCTCACGGACCGCCTTGCCGATCTCCGTGTCCTTCGCCATGCAGGAGACACTACGAGAATTCCCTGTTGACCACAATTGGCTTTCTTGGTTTACTCCAACTCTAGAAACACCAGTCAATGTCAACTAGAAACAGGAGTAACCATGAAGGTTGCACTGCAGGATCCGCTGCTCCGCATTGAGGATGTAGCCGCCCTGACCGGGATCCCGGTCAACACGTGGCGGACGTGGATCGCAAGCAAGAAGGGCCCCCAGCCGGCCAAGCTCGGGGGCCGACTGTTCTGGCGCCGCTCCCAGATCGACCGCTGGCTGGACGAGCAGTTCGCCGCCGCGGCCGCGAGTGAGCGCAAGTGAATCTGGCCGGA
Protein-coding regions in this window:
- a CDS encoding helix-turn-helix domain-containing protein, whose product is MAKDTEIGKAVREAREGRGMTQAEVALAMAEGGHGKWSQSTVWSVEKGDRPLRLAEGEDLARILGVGGPGAFLEPGRVRNARAALGALRSDGMALAFAAVRYEESQMTADDFFYRTGLKPADYADPAGMDLYMLERGAVALVAAALEGADGPLGMDFVPGAGDRVAVSVPLWDPGVTDERPEA
- a CDS encoding helix-turn-helix transcriptional regulator — translated: MKVALQDPLLRIEDVAALTGIPVNTWRTWIASKKGPQPAKLGGRLFWRRSQIDRWLDEQFAAAAASERK